In the genome of Sphingomonas alpina, the window GCTCAAATGGGCGGAGACGAGCAGCCGTGGCTATATGGCGGTCGAGCTGACGCCGGACAAAGTCACCGGCGAATGGGTGTTCATGGACGGCATCGCCACGCGGTCGCTCGCCACCAGGCAGGGCCACAAGATGCAGGTCGAACGCGGGCGCAGGGTGTTCGCAGCGTGATGGGCAGGACACAGCATCGGGAGAAAGTATCTCAAATAAGGCAAATTAAGGCGCATTTGTGGCAAAATGATTTGACTCCGTGGAAATTAAGGCGAGATTGGGGCTGGATTAGGGCAAGAAGGCCGCATTCCAACTCTCGCCGCTTGCCCTGGATCTTGCATCCAGGAGCGCATCTCATGACAAACCCGTTTGACTCGATCTCTGCTCGGACCGTTCTTCCCGCGCGGCGCAATTTTCTGAAGATGGCCGGCATGCTCGGCGCGGCGACCCTGCTTCCCGGCATCGCCCTTGCCCGGGCAGGACCGGTGTCCTCGCCTTTCGCCGAGATGGACGCGACCGCACTGGCCGCGGCGATCAAGGCGCGCGAGATTTCGCCGGTTGAGGCGCTGGAAGCGGCGATTGCGCGGGCACAGGCGGTGCAGCCGGCGATCAACTGCATCAGCGAGGACATGTATGATCGCGCGCGCCGCCGCGCCGCTTCGACCGACCTTTCCGCGCCGTTCGCCGGCGTGCCTTATTTGATCAAGGATGAGGCGGACATTGTCGGGCTGGCCAGGCATTTCGGTTCGCGCCTCGACAAGGTCATGCCGATTGCAAAGCGGAACGATGTGCTGGTCGAGCGGTGCGAGCAGATCGGCCTCAATCCCTTTGCTCGCACGACCATGCCTGAATTCGGCATTCTGCCAACTACCGAAACCCTGGCCTATGGCGTGACGCGCAATCCCTGGAACCTCGATCATGTCCCGGGCGGTTCGTCGGGCGGCGCGGCGGCGGCAGTCGCGGCCGGGATTGTTCCCAAGGCACATGGTTCCGATGGCGCGGGGTCGCTCCGGATCCCCGCGAGCAATTGCGGCTTGGTCGGTCTCAAGACCTCGCGCGACCGGATCGGCGGCGGGTCGTTCCTGGGTCAGCCATTCTGCCTGTCGCGCACGGTCCGCGATACCGCCAACCAGCTTGCGCTGGTCGAGCACAAGGGGCCGGGTGCGGCCTATGCGCCGGTCGGCCGGGTGACCGATCCTTCCGCAAGGCGGTTGCGCATCGGTTTCATCATGAACGGCCTTGGCGGCCATGCGCCATCGCCCGAGGTATCGGAAAGCATCACCACCACGCTCGCTCTGCTGGAATCGCTTGGCCACAGGATCGGCGAGGCGCGGTGGCCATTCGACGGTACGCAATTCGTCGAGGATTTCACGCTGGTCTATATGGCGAAAGCCAAGGGCACGCGCGCGCGGATGTCCGGTGGCGACGGCGCCTCTCCCGATCCCGCCTTTCTCAAAAAGCTGATCGAATCGGCTTCGTTCGACATCGGCGAACTGAGCGCGGATTTCTCCGATGAGTCGGTTGCACTGGCCTATACGCGCATGGCCGCCAGTTCGCGGGCCTATTTCGACCTGTTCGACACAATGGACGTCCTGGTGACGCCGGTTCTGCTCAAGCCTCCGGCGCGGATCGGTGAGATCAACGGGTCGATTCCATTTCCGATCTTGCTGATGCGGCTGAACAATTACGCCGACTATACGATGCTGCAAAATGCGAGCGGTGGGCCGGCGATCAGCCTGCCGATGCATTGGACGAAGGACGGCCTGCCGGTCGGCGTCCAGTTCGCCAGCCGACTGGGCGGGGAACGCACCTTACTTGAACTCGCCTTCGAGCTCGAACGCGCTCAGCCCTGGGCTCAGCGTCGTCCGCCGCTCTGGGCTCCATCTCATGTTTCAACATAATCATCAGGGAGTTTGCGGCCAAATGACTATTTCATCGAGCGACGCGTCCGCGCAGGGACGGCGCGATTTTCTCAAAACGCTGGGCATGGCAAGCGCCGCCGCAGCGCTGATCCCCGGCAGTGCGCTGGCCCGGGCCGTGGCCGAGCCGGCCGCCGACTTTGCCAGCATGGATGCCACCGGCCTGGCGGCGGCGATCAAGGCGCGCAAGATCTCCCCGCTGGAGGCGGTCAACGCCGCCATCGCCCGCGCCCAGGCCGTCCAGCCTCAGCTCAACTGCATCAGCCAGGAACTGTATGATCGCGCGCGCAAGCATGTTCCGGCGATCAACCCGGCGGGACCGTTCGCCGGTGTGCCGATGATGATCAAGGATGAGGCCGATGTCGCTGGGACGGCCAAGCATTTCGGTTCGAAGCTGGACAAGCTGACGCCGATTGCGAAGGAGAATGACCAGTTGGTCGAGCTCATCGAGCAATCCGGCTTCAACATCTTCGCCCGCACGACGATGCCCGAATTCGGCATCCTGCCGACCACCGAAACGCTCGCTTACGGCATAACGCGCAATCCGTGGAATCTGGACCATACACCGGGCGGATCGTCCGGCGGTGCGGCGGCGGCGGTTGCCGCTGGAATCATCCCCCTGGCGCATGGTTCGGACGGTGCCGGCTCATTGCGCATTCCGGGAAGCGTGTGCGGACTGGTCGGCATGAAACCGTCACGCGATCGCCTCGCCGGCCCGTTGAGCATCATCAACGGCAAGATGGACGTCAGCGGCTTCCTGGGCGAGTCATTCTGCCTGTCCCGCACCGTGCGCGATACCGCCAACATGCTCGCGCTACTCGAAATGAAGGGGGCGGGCGCAGTCTATCCGCCGGTCGGCAAGGTCACCGGTCCGGGCACCAAGAAGCTGCGCATCGGCTATATCATGAACAGCCTGGGCGACCACGTGCCGGTGCCGGAAGTAGCGGAAGGCGTAAACGCGACGCTGAAATTGCTCGAATCGCTCGGCCACCATGTCAGCCCGGTCAAATACCCGTTCGATGGTGCGGCCTTTGTGGAGGATTTTACCGTCGTCTATCTCGCTCGGGCCAATGAAGCCAAGAAGCTGCTCCCGCCAGGGACCAGTCTCGATCCGAAGATCCTGCGCGCTCTGGTCGAGCCACTCTCCTTTAGCATGAGCCAATTGGCCGAAGACGTGCCGGACGCCATGGCGGCGAAATGCTATGAGCGCATCGCGGCGGCGTCCAAGGCCTATTTCGGCCTGTTCGACACGATTGATATCCTCGTCACGCCAGTGCTGCTCAAGCCGCCGGCCCGGATCGGCGACATCAACGGCTCCCTGCCGGTGGCGGTCGTGATGCAGCGGCTCAACAACTATGCCGATTACACCATGTTGCAGAACGCAACGGGCGGGCCGGCGCTGAGCCTGCCGATGCACTGGACCAAGGACGGCTTGCCGGTTGGCGTTCAGTTCGCCGGACCGCTCGGCGGTGATCGAGCATTGCTTGAGCTCTCCTTCGAACTTGAGAAAGCTCAACCCTGGGCGCAACGCCGGCCGCCGCTCTGGGCGCCGTCTCGCGTCTGATCAGGTTCGCGAACCGGATGCAATCAACGCTGCAATAAGGAAGATTTTCAGGCCACGCTGCGACGGACAAGAATATGTCGGCAACTCATTACAGATGCTGACATATTCTTGATTCCGCAGTGGTGCTTACCGTCTCCGCCCTGTGTTGCGAAGCGGAAATAGTTTTGGTTTCATGGCAGTAACAACAGGGGAATGACGAGGCCAAAACGCTTCTGCGTGGATATGTTATTACGATCATCTGTATCATCGATGAAAGAACACTGCTCGACCTTGCTTTTTTTCTTGAAAAGGTCCAATGCGGTACAAAGTATCAATGTTTCATCGCGGGTGCTGTTGTTGAATTGATCCGGCGCTGAAACAGGGAGTCAGTGGTCATGGGCGCTCATCGGATACGCAGGCCGGATGAACGATAGTCTTAAATATCGGTTTGACGCCACCATCGGCCTTCGGGCAAGGGCGCCCAATCCGGAACGGGTACAATTTTTTGAGGCTGAATCTTTGAATAAGACTCCCCAGGCAGGCAGTGTTTCCCAGAAAAAGACCCGCACGAAACCGACCTTGATGCCCAAACAGGCTCGCGCCATTCAGACCCGCGAGCATTTGCTCGATGTCGCCGGATCGCTTCTCGCCGAGGTCGGGCTTGAGGATATCTCGACCAACATGATCTGCGCTCGCGCAGGGATGAGCCCGCCCGCGCTGTATCGATATTTCGCTGACAAGCATGCGGTGCTGGAAGCGCTGGGCATGCGGCTGATGGAGCGGCAGAACGAACTGCTGATCGGCTGGCTCGAGGGCAATCTGACCTCCGGCCTTGATGGCATGTTCGAAAAGATCGAAGTTGTTCTGCGCGAGACCGCTGAACTGACCGCTGCGGAACCTGGCGGTGTATGGATCGAGCGCGCCCTGCATGCATCGCCGAGACTGTCGCATATTCGCATCGAGTCTCATCGCTTCGTCACCGATGCGCTGCTTGAAGTATTTACCGCAATGCTGCCGGACATGCCCAGGGATGTCCTGTGGCGACGCATCAGATTCCTGATCGAACTTGGCTATGCCGCCCATGAAATGATGGGCGAGGAAGAGCGTATTTCGCCCGAGACGGTCTATGCCGAAACGGCGCGCATGATGCGATTTGTGCTTCTCGGGGACGAAGACCCGAAGGGTCGCTGATCGGGATTGTCGTTGTATCGGGACCGCCGGCAGTTCCTTCTGGAGGAGATGCGCGGTTGGTTCTTGCAAGAATAGTATTTATAGCTATCGTTTTGATCGCGGGTTGTACCCACTGATCAGGCAGGAGCGTCCGCACATTCTCGGCGCCGAGCGTTCGGCATAATGAGCGGATGATTTCGTGCGTGTATTGGCTCTCCTGCTTCCGGCCCTGGCTCTTTCTGCATGCGCGACCCCGGAGACGAGGTTGCGCTCCGGTTTGATTGGCATGGGCCTGTCGGAGCGGCAATCGACCTGCATGGCCGATCGCATGGCCCATAAGCTGTCGATCACTCAGCTTCGGCGCATTGCGGCATTGGGGAGCCTGAGGAACCAGCCGCTCGACAAGCTCTCCCAGGAGGAATTCCTGCACAGGATTCGCGCGCTTCGCGATCATGAAATCCTCGCGGTGACTCTCAATGCCGCGGCCGGCTGCGCCTTCGGTTTTTAGAGCATCGAGAATGACATCAGGCGCATGAGGAGTGGCTGAAATTGTGCGCGAGGCCATTATGTCAGTGGCGCGATGGCAATATCGTTTTCGACACTGAGAAAGAGCGTGCCGGGCCAAGTCCGGCAAGGGTCTGCATGCCGGATACCATGTGACGGTTGAATCGCTGCCGACGACAGAGCTGAAGGACGACAGGGCTGAAGGAACAGGCCAAGGGAGATATGTTACACCGGAAACGTAACATATCTTTTTTCATCGCCGTCTTTGCGCGGCAATACAATAATTCATTATATATCAGTAGTTTATAACTGGTTCGAGCGACTCCCGGGCGTGAACTATGCGCAGATTCCCGCGCGCTGATCCGGCAATAGGATAGCAAAGACTATTATATCGCCGGGCGTTTTGCTATATGAGCCTGCAAGGTCCGCTGCGGCCACGCGGTCAAAAAATGCCCGCGGCGAGATGGGGAGAAACGGGGTGTCAGCAGTGTCGGGATCATGCCTGTGATGGCCGGGAGAGCGATCGCCCGGGGCTGGATCGTCTGGGGGGTGAGTCTCGTTGTCCTGATGGGCGCCTTTCTGTTGTTCGCCTATGTCATCGGCTGGCCGACCTTGCCGGACGGCTGCATCACCCAGGGCTGTTATTGCGAGTATTTCTCGCACGCCGATGTCACCAATGGCGCCAAGGGTGTTCGACAGCACGTAAACACCTGGTCCAATCTTTACGCCATCGGCACCAGCTTCTTCGTGGCCTGGCAGCTCAGCCGCGACCGGGCGGGTGGGGCATCCCCCAACGTCATCCGTTCTGACGATCCGATTGCGGATCTCTATGTC includes:
- a CDS encoding amidase family protein is translated as MTNPFDSISARTVLPARRNFLKMAGMLGAATLLPGIALARAGPVSSPFAEMDATALAAAIKAREISPVEALEAAIARAQAVQPAINCISEDMYDRARRRAASTDLSAPFAGVPYLIKDEADIVGLARHFGSRLDKVMPIAKRNDVLVERCEQIGLNPFARTTMPEFGILPTTETLAYGVTRNPWNLDHVPGGSSGGAAAAVAAGIVPKAHGSDGAGSLRIPASNCGLVGLKTSRDRIGGGSFLGQPFCLSRTVRDTANQLALVEHKGPGAAYAPVGRVTDPSARRLRIGFIMNGLGGHAPSPEVSESITTTLALLESLGHRIGEARWPFDGTQFVEDFTLVYMAKAKGTRARMSGGDGASPDPAFLKKLIESASFDIGELSADFSDESVALAYTRMAASSRAYFDLFDTMDVLVTPVLLKPPARIGEINGSIPFPILLMRLNNYADYTMLQNASGGPAISLPMHWTKDGLPVGVQFASRLGGERTLLELAFELERAQPWAQRRPPLWAPSHVST
- a CDS encoding amidase family protein — its product is MTISSSDASAQGRRDFLKTLGMASAAAALIPGSALARAVAEPAADFASMDATGLAAAIKARKISPLEAVNAAIARAQAVQPQLNCISQELYDRARKHVPAINPAGPFAGVPMMIKDEADVAGTAKHFGSKLDKLTPIAKENDQLVELIEQSGFNIFARTTMPEFGILPTTETLAYGITRNPWNLDHTPGGSSGGAAAAVAAGIIPLAHGSDGAGSLRIPGSVCGLVGMKPSRDRLAGPLSIINGKMDVSGFLGESFCLSRTVRDTANMLALLEMKGAGAVYPPVGKVTGPGTKKLRIGYIMNSLGDHVPVPEVAEGVNATLKLLESLGHHVSPVKYPFDGAAFVEDFTVVYLARANEAKKLLPPGTSLDPKILRALVEPLSFSMSQLAEDVPDAMAAKCYERIAAASKAYFGLFDTIDILVTPVLLKPPARIGDINGSLPVAVVMQRLNNYADYTMLQNATGGPALSLPMHWTKDGLPVGVQFAGPLGGDRALLELSFELEKAQPWAQRRPPLWAPSRV
- a CDS encoding TetR/AcrR family transcriptional regulator is translated as MNDSLKYRFDATIGLRARAPNPERVQFFEAESLNKTPQAGSVSQKKTRTKPTLMPKQARAIQTREHLLDVAGSLLAEVGLEDISTNMICARAGMSPPALYRYFADKHAVLEALGMRLMERQNELLIGWLEGNLTSGLDGMFEKIEVVLRETAELTAAEPGGVWIERALHASPRLSHIRIESHRFVTDALLEVFTAMLPDMPRDVLWRRIRFLIELGYAAHEMMGEEERISPETVYAETARMMRFVLLGDEDPKGR